In Denitratisoma sp. DHT3, one DNA window encodes the following:
- a CDS encoding AAA family ATPase, which yields MSQQPNLQDLFERPTTLPDPDAQGRLARLVGMDDKIKRLANVLGVLINPAGLRKWQDRHHADAGGLLDAVIRRPPLVVLSGDVGSGKTELAETIGDKVARQEGIDITLLPLSLSSRGQGRVGEMTQLISAAFEYAFNEASKFKTTKGTARGGVILLVDEADALAQSRESDQMHHEDRAGVNALIRGIDRFANGGLPAVVLMCTNRLNALDPAVRRRAADILLFERPDAAQRHEVLSRRLGDAGFGNADLQALVAATGEQPKRAYGFTYSDITQRLLPAIVLDAYPDGPIKPLRAIELARSILPTPPFRDA from the coding sequence ATGAGCCAGCAACCCAATCTCCAGGACCTGTTTGAACGCCCAACGACGCTGCCCGACCCAGACGCCCAAGGCCGCCTCGCGCGCCTGGTGGGAATGGACGACAAGATCAAGCGTCTGGCCAACGTGCTTGGCGTATTGATCAACCCGGCCGGGTTGCGGAAATGGCAAGACCGACATCATGCCGATGCAGGCGGTTTGCTTGATGCCGTCATTCGCCGACCGCCGCTGGTGGTCCTCTCCGGCGATGTCGGCTCGGGCAAGACGGAACTGGCAGAGACCATTGGCGACAAGGTGGCGCGCCAAGAGGGCATCGACATCACGCTGCTGCCCCTGAGCCTTTCTTCGCGCGGGCAGGGGCGAGTAGGCGAGATGACCCAGCTAATTTCTGCCGCGTTCGAGTACGCGTTCAATGAAGCTAGCAAGTTCAAGACCACCAAGGGTACCGCACGCGGCGGAGTCATTCTGTTGGTTGACGAAGCTGACGCACTGGCCCAATCGCGTGAATCTGATCAGATGCACCATGAAGACCGGGCGGGCGTCAACGCCCTCATCCGCGGCATTGATCGATTCGCAAATGGCGGGCTCCCCGCCGTCGTGCTGATGTGCACCAATCGACTGAACGCCTTGGACCCAGCCGTGCGCCGTCGAGCGGCGGACATTCTCTTATTCGAGCGCCCCGATGCCGCGCAACGACATGAGGTTCTCTCCCGCCGCCTGGGAGACGCCGGGTTCGGCAATGCCGACCTGCAGGCGCTCGTGGCTGCAACGGGTGAACAGCCCAAGCGCGCCTACGGATTCACCTATTCGGATATCACCCAACGGTTGTTGCCAGCCATCGTGCTGGATGCGTACCCCGACGGCCCCATCAAGCCATTACGCGCCATCGAACTGGCACGATCGATCTTGCCGACACCGCCATTTCGCGATGCGTGA